A genome region from Mesorhizobium sp. B2-1-8 includes the following:
- a CDS encoding HAD family hydrolase, translated as MRTSSELTTIGFDADDTLWQNEQFFRMTEKRFAAMLADHGEEQQISARLLEAERRNLAIYGFGIKGFTLSMIETAIEVTDGRVPASVIAEILDAGRQMLGHPIEPLPHARETVEKLAGTFRLVLITKGDLFDQERKLAGSGLGDLFDAVEIVSDKTAATYARLFNRHGDGPARSMMVGNSLKSDVVPAIEAGGWGVHVPHELTWVLEHVEAPVAEPRFRQISDLGQLPELIESIAKSG; from the coding sequence ATGCGAACCAGCAGCGAACTGACCACGATCGGCTTCGATGCCGACGACACGCTTTGGCAGAACGAACAATTCTTCCGCATGACGGAAAAGCGCTTTGCCGCCATGCTGGCCGATCATGGTGAGGAGCAGCAGATCTCGGCGCGGCTGTTGGAGGCCGAGCGGCGCAACCTTGCGATCTATGGCTTCGGCATCAAGGGATTTACGCTCTCGATGATCGAAACGGCGATCGAGGTCACCGATGGGCGCGTGCCGGCCTCGGTCATAGCGGAGATTCTCGACGCCGGTCGCCAGATGCTGGGCCATCCGATCGAGCCCTTGCCGCATGCACGCGAGACGGTCGAGAAACTCGCCGGCACCTTCCGCCTCGTGCTGATCACCAAGGGCGATCTGTTCGATCAGGAACGCAAGCTGGCCGGCTCCGGCCTGGGCGACCTGTTCGACGCTGTCGAGATCGTCAGCGACAAGACTGCCGCGACCTATGCGCGCCTCTTCAACCGCCATGGCGACGGCCCGGCAAGGAGCATGATGGTTGGCAATTCGCTGAAGTCGGACGTGGTGCCAGCCATCGAGGCAGGCGGCTGGGGCGTTCATGTGCCGCACGAACTGACCTGGGTGCTCGAACATGTCGAGGCGCCGGTCGCAGAGCCGCGTTTCCGTCAGATATCCGATCTCGGTCAATTGCCGGAACTGATAGAAAGCATCGCGAAGTCGGGCTGA
- the aceA gene encoding isocitrate lyase has protein sequence MTDFYNLVPSAPEGRFDGIERPYSPEDVKRLRGSVQIRQSLAEMGANRLWKLIHEEDFVNALGAMSGNQAMQQVRAGLKAIYLSGWQVAADANTASAMYPDQSLYPANAAPELVKRINRTLQRADQIETSEGKGLSVETWFAPIVADAEAGFGGPLNAFEIMKAFIEAGAAGVHYEDQLASEKKCGHLGGKVLIPTAAHIRNLNAARLAADVMGTPTLVVARTDAEAAKLLTSDIDERDQPFVDYDAGRTVEGFYQVRNGIEPCIARAIAYAPHADLIWCETSKPDLAQAKKFAEGVRRHHPGKLLAYNCSPSFNWKKNLDDATIAKFQRELGAMGYKFQFITLAGFHQLNYGMFELARGYKARQMAAYSELQEAEFAAEANGYTATKHQREVGTGYFDAVSMAITGGRSSTTAMHESTEHAQFKPAAE, from the coding sequence ATGACTGATTTTTACAACCTTGTCCCCTCGGCGCCTGAAGGCCGCTTCGACGGCATTGAACGCCCCTATTCGCCGGAGGACGTGAAGCGGCTGCGCGGTTCCGTGCAGATCAGACAGAGCCTTGCCGAAATGGGTGCCAACCGGCTGTGGAAGCTCATCCACGAAGAGGACTTCGTCAATGCATTGGGCGCCATGTCCGGCAACCAGGCGATGCAGCAGGTGCGTGCGGGGCTGAAGGCGATCTATCTGTCGGGCTGGCAGGTTGCCGCTGACGCGAACACCGCCTCGGCGATGTATCCGGACCAGTCGCTCTATCCGGCCAATGCGGCGCCCGAACTGGTCAAGCGTATCAACCGCACGCTGCAGCGCGCCGACCAGATCGAGACCTCCGAAGGCAAGGGGCTTTCCGTCGAGACCTGGTTCGCGCCGATCGTTGCCGATGCGGAAGCCGGCTTCGGCGGCCCGCTCAACGCCTTCGAGATCATGAAGGCGTTCATCGAGGCGGGTGCCGCCGGCGTCCACTATGAGGACCAGCTGGCGTCGGAGAAGAAGTGCGGCCATCTCGGCGGCAAGGTGCTGATCCCGACCGCGGCGCACATCCGCAACCTCAACGCGGCGCGGCTCGCGGCCGACGTGATGGGCACGCCCACCCTGGTCGTGGCACGGACCGACGCGGAAGCGGCAAAGCTGCTCACTTCCGATATCGATGAGCGCGACCAGCCCTTCGTCGACTATGATGCCGGCCGTACGGTGGAAGGCTTCTATCAGGTCAGGAACGGCATCGAGCCTTGCATCGCGCGGGCCATTGCCTATGCGCCCCACGCCGACCTGATCTGGTGCGAGACCTCGAAGCCCGACCTGGCCCAGGCCAAGAAATTCGCCGAGGGGGTGCGCAGGCACCATCCGGGCAAGCTGCTCGCCTATAATTGCTCGCCGTCATTCAACTGGAAGAAGAATCTCGACGACGCAACGATCGCCAAGTTCCAGCGGGAACTGGGCGCCATGGGCTACAAGTTCCAGTTCATTACGCTGGCCGGCTTCCACCAGCTCAACTACGGCATGTTCGAACTCGCCCGCGGCTATAAGGCGCGGCAGATGGCGGCCTATTCCGAGTTGCAGGAAGCGGAATTCGCGGCGGAAGCCAATGGCTATACCGCGACCAAGCACCAGCGTGAGGTCGGCACCGGCTATTTCGATGCCGTCTCGATGGCGATCACCGGGGGCCGGTCGTCGACCACCGCCATGCATGAATCGACCGAGCACGCGCAGTTCAAGCCGGCAGCGGAGTGA
- a CDS encoding helix-turn-helix domain-containing protein has protein sequence MADQKIFAGPRIRRIRNAKGLTQTAMAEGLGISPSYLNLIERNQRPLTVQLILRLASVYKVDPHELQGEARGSVAGLKEVFTDPLLVGELPGDQELIELAEAAPNASAAVIKLFRAYREQAERLSDINELLAREGRATALSGARLPIDEVHEIFERRPNHFSSLEEEAEAFTSVLDPGDDLFGALKAWLRREYGIVVKVLPVATMPNWRRRYDRHSQRLFLSERLSPFDQLREVAMEACLIRMTVAVAGEIQALRLATDEARRLARFELGRYAAHALMMPYQPFHAAAVRSRYDIDVLRSRFGVSFEQAANRLTMLQRQGASGVPFFMLEVDNAGNRFRKAGSQGFPQSRFGGGCPKLPVHVAFTQPGQIFVEAVEMPDGAEFLCIARTLEGPQGAFSERPRRTALLLGCDIGFRDDIVYGAALPGTAVGPKVGAVTIAATPIGPACRLCERVGCLARAEPPVTRPLGLDEMVTGLSAFDFQ, from the coding sequence ATGGCTGACCAGAAGATTTTCGCCGGGCCGCGCATTCGCCGCATCCGCAACGCCAAGGGCCTGACCCAGACGGCGATGGCCGAGGGGCTCGGCATCTCGCCCTCCTACCTCAACCTGATCGAGCGCAACCAGCGGCCGCTGACGGTGCAGCTGATCCTGAGGTTGGCCTCCGTCTACAAGGTCGATCCGCATGAGCTTCAGGGCGAGGCGAGGGGGTCGGTCGCTGGCCTGAAGGAGGTGTTCACCGATCCGCTGCTGGTCGGCGAGCTGCCGGGGGACCAGGAACTGATCGAGCTTGCCGAGGCGGCGCCCAATGCCTCCGCGGCGGTGATAAAACTGTTCCGCGCCTATCGCGAGCAGGCCGAGCGGCTGTCCGACATCAACGAGCTTCTGGCGCGCGAGGGCCGTGCGACCGCGCTCTCCGGCGCCCGGCTGCCGATCGACGAGGTGCACGAGATTTTCGAGCGGCGGCCGAACCATTTTTCCTCGCTCGAGGAAGAGGCCGAGGCGTTCACGTCGGTGCTCGATCCCGGCGACGACCTGTTTGGCGCCTTGAAGGCATGGCTGAGGCGCGAATACGGCATCGTGGTCAAGGTTCTGCCGGTCGCCACCATGCCGAACTGGCGCCGCCGCTACGACCGTCACTCGCAGCGCCTGTTCCTGTCCGAGCGCCTGTCGCCATTCGACCAGTTGCGTGAAGTCGCGATGGAGGCCTGCCTGATCCGCATGACGGTCGCGGTCGCCGGCGAGATCCAGGCGCTAAGGCTGGCCACGGACGAGGCGCGCCGCCTTGCCCGCTTCGAACTCGGCCGCTATGCCGCCCATGCGCTGATGATGCCTTACCAGCCCTTTCACGCGGCGGCCGTTCGCTCACGCTATGACATCGACGTCCTGCGCTCGCGCTTTGGCGTCTCCTTCGAGCAGGCGGCAAACCGCCTGACCATGCTGCAGCGGCAAGGTGCTTCTGGCGTGCCCTTCTTCATGCTCGAGGTCGACAATGCCGGAAATCGCTTTCGCAAGGCCGGCAGCCAGGGCTTTCCGCAAAGCCGATTTGGCGGCGGCTGTCCCAAGCTTCCCGTGCATGTCGCCTTCACCCAACCCGGCCAGATCTTCGTCGAGGCGGTGGAAATGCCCGACGGCGCCGAGTTCCTGTGCATCGCCCGCACGCTGGAAGGACCGCAAGGCGCATTCTCCGAACGCCCGCGCCGCACGGCACTGCTGCTTGGCTGCGACATCGGTTTTCGCGACGACATCGTCTATGGCGCGGCCCTGCCCGGCACGGCAGTCGGCCCGAAGGTAGGGGCGGTCACCATCGCGGCGACGCCCATCGGACCGGCCTGCCGGCTTTGCGAGCGTGTCGGCTGCCTGGCGCGCGCCGAGCCGCCGGTGACCCGCCCCCTCGGCCTCGACGAGATGGTGACCGGCCTGAGCGCGTTCGATTTTCAGTAA
- a CDS encoding DUF2167 domain-containing protein, translated as MGRTVLWVGLGLALAISPAFAEKSSGFFKSYEGYNDAGKAFLDKIDPKIGAVDLAEGVHLNLGDKFYFLSKKDTVSVLTEAWGNPPASASDAVGMIFPAKYDPLSDGNWGIELRWEKIGHVDDGDAASIDYGDLLHSMQADTLSGNDHRLKDGFPPITLIGWASPPVYDAANKRLHWAKELQFGNDSVHTLNYDVRFLGREGVFVMSYIATVEQLPEIRQSLDEVLGLAVFNDGKKYTDFTPGADTVAAVGIGGLIAGKLAAKAGLIAVALIALKKFGLILLVPLAGLWSLIRGKKNTS; from the coding sequence ATGGGCAGGACGGTTCTTTGGGTTGGTCTGGGCCTTGCCCTGGCGATCTCGCCCGCATTTGCGGAGAAATCCTCGGGATTCTTCAAGTCCTATGAAGGATACAATGATGCCGGCAAGGCGTTCTTGGATAAGATTGATCCGAAGATCGGCGCGGTGGACCTTGCCGAAGGTGTGCATCTCAATCTCGGAGATAAGTTCTACTTTCTGAGCAAGAAAGATACGGTCTCGGTCCTGACCGAGGCTTGGGGCAATCCACCCGCTTCGGCTTCCGATGCCGTCGGCATGATCTTTCCAGCCAAATACGATCCCCTCTCGGACGGCAATTGGGGGATAGAACTGCGATGGGAAAAGATAGGCCATGTCGATGATGGCGATGCCGCATCAATCGATTATGGCGATCTGCTGCACAGCATGCAGGCGGACACCTTGTCGGGCAATGACCACAGGCTGAAGGACGGCTTTCCGCCCATTACGCTCATTGGTTGGGCCTCACCGCCGGTCTATGATGCGGCAAACAAGCGTTTGCACTGGGCCAAGGAATTGCAATTCGGAAACGATAGCGTTCACACGCTCAACTACGACGTCCGTTTTCTGGGCAGGGAAGGCGTTTTCGTAATGAGCTATATCGCCACGGTGGAGCAGTTGCCGGAGATAAGGCAGAGCCTGGACGAAGTCCTTGGTCTTGCTGTCTTCAATGACGGAAAAAAGTACACGGATTTCACACCGGGCGCCGATACGGTTGCGGCAGTCGGCATTGGCGGCCTGATAGCCGGAAAATTGGCGGCAAAGGCAGGTCTTATCGCTGTGGCGCTCATTGCGCTGAAAAAATTTGGCCTGATCCTGCTAGTCCCTTTGGCGGGTCTCTGGAGCCTCATTCGCGGCAAGAAAAACACTTCGTAA
- a CDS encoding response regulator has protein sequence MTRDSSTETIRDLSRVLVVGKSPINRVVVSKIVERSGLRPISESPDIAAKTLRTLVPGAIVLDGGPDNKDCDHLMPGIETLRRASGKSLPPVILLSTKNGTPESLGLANVVDVVVAKPITPERLQPVIDRLISR, from the coding sequence ATGACTCGGGATTCAAGCACGGAGACGATCCGCGATCTCTCGCGGGTGCTTGTTGTCGGGAAATCGCCGATCAACCGGGTCGTCGTATCGAAGATCGTCGAGCGGTCCGGGCTCAGACCAATCTCGGAATCGCCGGATATCGCGGCGAAAACCTTGCGGACGCTGGTGCCGGGAGCAATTGTCCTCGACGGCGGTCCCGACAACAAGGACTGCGACCATCTGATGCCCGGCATCGAAACGTTGCGCCGGGCTTCGGGCAAATCGCTTCCTCCCGTGATCCTGCTTTCAACCAAGAATGGCACGCCAGAGAGCCTTGGCCTGGCGAATGTCGTCGATGTGGTGGTGGCCAAGCCGATCACGCCCGAACGGCTGCAACCGGTGATCGATCGTCTGATCAGCCGCTGA
- a CDS encoding DMT family transporter codes for MTDTASSPTLVASTGLATPTVSPREERVGMLLVFLSALMWSFGGTIARFIGVGDSWTVIFWRSVWAAAFLLCFMVWRDGWRGMVKSFRHMGLPGIAVGFCFAIASTSFVVALAYTTVANILLMQAGVPLLAALFAWALFRERVTVATWMAIAAVIAGVAIMVSESLDGAVSPIGDGLALLIAFMFSIATVITRRFSSVRMTPATCLGTILAAGFAASQASIFMVSVGDMGFLFVFGVVNLGLGLAFFATGARLIPAAIAALLGTFEPILGPIWVWLIHSEVPSGRTIIGGAVVVTALLVHIGLEFKRQARPQRAGVTGVPSPN; via the coding sequence ATGACAGACACGGCATCATCTCCGACCCTAGTTGCATCGACCGGCCTTGCTACTCCGACTGTCTCGCCGCGCGAGGAACGCGTCGGCATGCTTCTGGTCTTCCTGTCGGCGCTGATGTGGAGTTTCGGCGGCACCATCGCCCGCTTCATAGGCGTCGGTGACAGCTGGACCGTTATTTTCTGGCGCTCCGTTTGGGCTGCCGCCTTCCTGCTCTGCTTCATGGTCTGGCGTGACGGCTGGCGCGGCATGGTGAAGTCATTCCGGCACATGGGCCTGCCAGGCATTGCGGTGGGATTCTGCTTCGCCATCGCGTCGACCTCGTTCGTCGTGGCGCTTGCCTACACCACCGTCGCCAACATCCTCTTGATGCAGGCCGGCGTGCCGCTCCTGGCGGCCTTGTTTGCCTGGGCGCTGTTTCGCGAACGGGTAACCGTCGCAACCTGGATGGCGATTGCCGCCGTCATCGCCGGCGTCGCCATCATGGTCTCTGAATCTCTTGACGGCGCCGTCTCGCCCATAGGGGATGGACTGGCGCTGCTGATCGCGTTCATGTTCTCGATCGCCACCGTCATCACTCGGCGCTTCTCCAGCGTGCGCATGACGCCGGCGACCTGTCTCGGCACGATCCTGGCGGCGGGCTTCGCTGCCTCGCAGGCCTCGATCTTCATGGTGTCGGTCGGCGACATGGGCTTTCTCTTCGTCTTCGGCGTGGTCAATCTCGGCCTTGGCCTTGCTTTCTTCGCCACCGGCGCGCGCCTGATCCCGGCGGCGATCGCGGCACTGCTCGGTACGTTCGAGCCGATCCTGGGGCCAATATGGGTCTGGCTCATCCATTCCGAGGTGCCGTCCGGGCGCACCATCATCGGCGGCGCGGTGGTGGTCACGGCGCTGCTTGTCCATATTGGGCTCGAATTCAAGCGCCAGGCGCGACCGCAGCGGGCGGGGGTCACCGGAGTACCTTCGCCTAATTGA